One genomic window of Streptomyces sp. NBC_00237 includes the following:
- a CDS encoding APC family permease, whose translation MSASPLSDSVRASAPVEGPSAAGRAEPPDPYPAGRPDADPVSRHKLTAVTGLAALSLDAMASVAYGPEAIVLVLAAAGGYGLGFTLPVTLGIAALLAVLVASYRQVIAAFPDGGGSYAVAKTYLGARTSLVAAASLVLDYVLNVAVAVTAGVAALTSALPSLYDQRVGICLAVLVLVTGVNLRGIVDSARAFLVPTAVFVGAILTMIVVGLFRDAPASTEAAAGHASVLGDNATTVGALLLLKAFASGCSALTGVEAIANAVPSFRAPAARRAQRAEVALGALLGVMLIGLSVLISRFGLQPVEGVTVLAQLADASLGHNWAFYLVQFATMILLALSANTSFGGLPVLLGLLARDNHLPHVFGLKADRQVHRHGVLTLSAVSAALLLFSGGDTNTLVPLFAIGVFIGFTVAQTGMVLHWRTVRGPRWVGKALLNGFGALLTGVSAVVVTATKFHDGAWLIVVALPLLMVLFAQVHRAYAKIGARLEVGRVPHVPCRQRSLVLVPVSSLTRLTGEALSAAVSLGDEVRAVTVCHPDPEDRAQTEALERDWALWNPGVPLIRLTSERRTLGRPIAAYANKLAESEPGTRITVLVPEAEPAHLWQRLLQNQRGAVVAHAVRRDTDAVICRLRFRLG comes from the coding sequence ATGTCCGCCTCCCCCCTCTCCGACTCCGTCCGCGCTTCCGCCCCCGTCGAAGGCCCCTCGGCCGCCGGTCGCGCGGAACCCCCCGATCCGTATCCGGCGGGGCGGCCCGACGCCGACCCGGTGTCCCGCCACAAGCTCACCGCCGTGACCGGTCTCGCCGCCCTCTCCCTGGACGCGATGGCGTCCGTGGCGTACGGGCCCGAGGCGATCGTCCTCGTGCTGGCCGCGGCAGGCGGCTACGGCCTCGGGTTCACGCTCCCCGTCACCCTGGGGATCGCCGCGCTGCTGGCCGTACTGGTCGCCTCGTACCGGCAGGTGATCGCCGCGTTCCCCGACGGCGGGGGGAGTTACGCGGTCGCCAAGACGTATCTGGGGGCGCGTACGAGTCTCGTCGCCGCCGCCTCCCTCGTCCTGGACTACGTGCTGAACGTGGCCGTCGCCGTGACCGCCGGAGTCGCCGCCCTCACCTCCGCCCTCCCCTCCCTCTACGACCAGCGAGTGGGGATCTGCCTGGCCGTCCTGGTCCTGGTGACGGGCGTCAACCTGCGCGGAATCGTCGACTCCGCACGGGCGTTCCTGGTGCCGACCGCCGTCTTCGTCGGCGCGATCCTGACCATGATCGTGGTGGGGCTCTTCCGGGACGCCCCGGCCTCCACCGAGGCCGCCGCGGGGCACGCCTCCGTGCTCGGGGACAACGCCACCACCGTCGGCGCCCTCCTCCTCCTGAAGGCGTTCGCGTCCGGCTGCTCCGCGCTCACCGGCGTCGAGGCCATCGCCAACGCCGTGCCCTCGTTCCGGGCCCCGGCCGCCCGCCGCGCCCAGCGTGCCGAGGTCGCCCTCGGGGCGCTGCTCGGCGTGATGCTCATCGGTCTCTCCGTACTGATCTCCCGCTTCGGCCTCCAGCCCGTCGAGGGCGTCACCGTCCTCGCCCAGCTCGCCGACGCCTCGCTCGGCCACAACTGGGCCTTCTACCTGGTCCAGTTCGCGACGATGATCCTGCTCGCGCTCTCCGCCAACACCTCCTTCGGCGGTCTGCCCGTACTTCTGGGGCTCCTCGCCCGCGACAACCACCTCCCGCACGTCTTCGGCCTCAAGGCCGACCGGCAGGTCCACCGGCACGGCGTCCTCACCCTCTCCGCCGTCTCCGCCGCCCTCCTGCTCTTCTCCGGCGGCGACACCAACACCCTCGTCCCGCTCTTCGCGATCGGCGTCTTCATCGGCTTCACCGTCGCGCAGACCGGCATGGTCCTGCACTGGCGGACCGTGCGCGGACCACGCTGGGTCGGCAAGGCGCTCCTGAACGGCTTCGGCGCGTTGCTCACGGGGGTGAGCGCCGTCGTCGTCACCGCCACCAAGTTCCACGACGGGGCGTGGCTGATCGTCGTCGCGCTGCCGTTGCTGATGGTGCTGTTCGCGCAGGTGCACCGGGCGTACGCGAAGATCGGCGCGCGGCTCGAAGTCGGCCGCGTTCCCCACGTGCCGTGCAGGCAGCGCTCGTTGGTGCTCGTCCCCGTCTCTTCGCTGACCAGGCTCACGGGCGAGGCGCTGAGTGCGGCCGTCTCGCTCGGCGACGAGGTGCGCGCGGTCACCGTCTGCCACCCCGACCCCGAGGACCGGGCGCAGACCGAGGCCCTGGAACGCGACTGGGCGCTGTGGAACCCCGGCGTCCCGCTGATCCGGCTCACCTCCGAGCGCCGTACGCTCGGCAGGCCCATCGCCGCGTACGCGAACAAGCTGGCGGAGTCCGAGCCCGGCACCCGCATCACCGTCCTCGTCCCCGAGGCCGAACCCGCCCACCTCTGGCAGCGGCTGCTCCAGAACCAGCGCGGCGCGGTCGTCGCCCACGCCGTCCGCCGGGACACCGACGCGGTGATCTGCCGACTGCGCTTCCGCCTGGGCTGA
- a CDS encoding ABC transporter permease: MSSLSLAVRDSSTMLRRNLLHARRYPSLTLNLLLTPVMLLLLFVYLFGDALSAGIGGAGADRADYIAYIVPGILLMTIGGTTIGSAVSVSTDMAEGIIARFRTMAIHRGSILIGHVVGSVLQCVMSVVVVGAVGVAIGFRSKDATVLEWFLAFGLLVIFALALTWIAVGMGLISPNAEAASNNAMPLIFLPLISSTFVPVDAMPGWFQPIAEYQPFTPAIETLRGLLRGTEIGHNGWLAVAWCLGLAVLGYFWSKSVFDRDPS, encoded by the coding sequence ATGAGCTCCCTGTCCCTCGCCGTGCGCGACTCGTCCACGATGCTGCGCCGCAACCTCCTGCACGCCCGCCGCTACCCGTCCCTCACCCTGAACCTGCTGCTCACGCCGGTCATGCTCCTGCTGCTGTTCGTCTACCTCTTCGGCGACGCGCTGAGCGCGGGCATCGGCGGTGCCGGTGCGGACCGCGCCGACTACATCGCGTACATCGTCCCCGGCATCCTGCTGATGACCATCGGCGGCACCACGATCGGCAGCGCGGTGTCCGTCTCCACCGACATGGCCGAGGGCATCATCGCCCGCTTCCGCACGATGGCGATCCACCGCGGGTCGATCCTCATCGGGCACGTCGTCGGCAGCGTGCTCCAGTGCGTGATGAGCGTGGTCGTCGTGGGTGCCGTGGGCGTGGCCATCGGGTTCCGGTCCAAGGACGCCACCGTCCTGGAATGGTTCCTGGCGTTCGGACTGCTCGTCATCTTCGCCCTGGCGCTCACCTGGATCGCGGTCGGGATGGGCCTGATCAGCCCGAACGCCGAGGCGGCCAGCAACAACGCGATGCCGCTGATCTTCCTGCCGCTGATCTCCAGCACCTTCGTCCCGGTCGACGCGATGCCGGGCTGGTTCCAGCCGATCGCCGAGTACCAGCCCTTCACCCCGGCCATCGAGACGCTGCGCGGACTGCTGCGCGGCACCGAGATCGGCCACAACGGGTGGCTGGCCGTGGCCTGGTGCCTGGGCCTGGCCGTGCTCGGCTACTTCTGGTCCAAGTCGGTCTTCGACCGCGACCCCTCGTAG
- a CDS encoding ATP-binding cassette domain-containing protein has product MTSSDMITSLQGDARPSPNSPAAISASGLRKSYGDKTVLDGIDFRIPTGTVFALLGPNGAGKTTAVKILSTLVTADSGHAHIAGHDTATAPQAVRAAIGVTGQFSAVDGLITGEENMLLMADLHHLPRREGRRITAELLARFDLTDAAKKPASTYSGGMKRRLDIAMTLVGSPRIIFLDEPTTGLDPRSRHNMWGIIRELVSSGVTVFLTTQYLEEADELADRIAVLNDGRIAAEGTADELKRMIPGGHVKIRFFDPAAYRSAATALHEATRDDESLSLQIPSDGSQRELRSLLDWLDSAGIEADELTVHTPDLDDVFFALTSGTGTTATTTVPNQTNQPKEALR; this is encoded by the coding sequence ATGACTTCCTCTGACATGATCACATCACTTCAGGGCGACGCGCGCCCTTCCCCGAACAGTCCGGCCGCCATCTCGGCCAGCGGTCTGCGCAAGTCGTACGGCGACAAGACCGTCCTCGACGGCATCGACTTCCGCATCCCCACCGGCACCGTCTTCGCCCTGCTCGGCCCCAACGGCGCGGGCAAGACCACCGCCGTCAAGATCCTCTCCACCCTCGTCACCGCCGACAGCGGCCACGCCCACATCGCGGGCCACGACACCGCCACCGCACCCCAGGCCGTCCGCGCCGCCATCGGCGTCACCGGACAGTTCTCCGCGGTCGACGGACTGATCACCGGCGAGGAGAACATGCTCCTCATGGCCGACCTGCACCACCTTCCCCGCCGCGAGGGCCGTCGGATCACCGCCGAACTCCTCGCCCGCTTCGACCTCACCGACGCGGCGAAGAAGCCCGCCTCCACCTACTCCGGCGGCATGAAACGGCGCCTCGACATCGCCATGACCCTCGTCGGGAGCCCGCGGATCATCTTCCTCGACGAGCCGACCACCGGCCTCGACCCCCGCTCCCGCCACAACATGTGGGGCATCATCCGCGAACTCGTCAGCAGCGGCGTCACCGTCTTCCTCACCACCCAGTACCTGGAGGAGGCCGACGAACTCGCCGACCGCATCGCCGTCCTGAACGACGGCAGGATCGCCGCCGAGGGCACCGCCGACGAGCTGAAGCGCATGATCCCCGGCGGCCACGTCAAGATCCGGTTCTTCGATCCGGCCGCCTACCGGTCGGCGGCCACCGCCCTGCACGAGGCCACCCGTGACGACGAGTCGCTGTCGCTCCAGATCCCCAGCGACGGAAGCCAGCGCGAGCTGCGCTCCCTCCTCGACTGGCTCGACTCCGCGGGCATCGAGGCCGACGAGCTGACCGTGCACACCCCGGACCTCGACGACGTCTTCTTCGCCCTGACCAGCGGCACCGGCACCACCGCCACCACCACCGTCCCCAACCAGACCAACCAGCCGAAGGAGGCTCTGCGATGA
- a CDS encoding DUF4097 family beta strand repeat-containing protein: MPSFDTPAAISTTARVEAGSIQFTATDRPDTVVGVTPRNPKKDQDVRAAEQTEVTYTNGTLTIRTPKPNLLGLSIGRVGTVDVTVELPTGSHVDLTGTWTQVLGEGRLGEVRVKTSSGDVRFDTTGPLDLTASHGSISVERVEGRAEITTSSGSVRVGLIDGPATLKNSHGTTSVGAATGELRVRNALGDVDITRAEDSVSAVSAHGTLRIGEVAGGTVQLETNYGAIEVGVRAGTATWLDVDAGSGQVRNTLTSSEPPERTESSVKIRARTKHGNITVLRAKV; this comes from the coding sequence ATGCCTTCTTTCGACACTCCCGCAGCGATCTCGACCACGGCACGCGTGGAAGCCGGTTCCATCCAGTTCACCGCGACGGACCGCCCGGACACCGTCGTCGGGGTGACGCCCCGCAACCCGAAGAAGGACCAGGACGTGCGGGCCGCCGAGCAGACCGAGGTCACGTACACGAACGGCACACTGACCATCAGGACGCCCAAGCCCAACCTGCTCGGCCTCAGCATCGGCCGCGTCGGCACGGTGGACGTGACGGTCGAACTGCCCACGGGCTCCCACGTCGACCTGACGGGCACCTGGACCCAGGTGCTCGGAGAGGGCAGGCTCGGCGAGGTCCGCGTGAAGACCTCGTCCGGCGACGTCCGCTTCGACACGACAGGACCGCTGGACCTCACCGCGTCGCACGGCTCGATCTCCGTGGAGCGGGTCGAGGGCAGGGCCGAGATCACCACCAGCTCGGGCAGCGTACGCGTCGGCCTCATCGACGGACCAGCCACCCTGAAGAACTCGCACGGCACCACGAGCGTCGGCGCAGCAACGGGTGAGCTGCGGGTGCGCAACGCCCTCGGCGACGTCGACATCACGCGCGCCGAAGACTCGGTCTCCGCCGTCAGCGCGCACGGCACCCTCCGCATAGGTGAAGTGGCGGGCGGAACGGTGCAGTTGGAGACCAACTACGGAGCCATAGAGGTCGGCGTCCGGGCGGGCACGGCCACGTGGCTCGACGTGGACGCGGGCTCCGGCCAGGTGCGCAACACGCTCACCTCGTCCGAGCCGCCGGAGCGGACCGAGAGCTCGGTCAAGATCCGCGCCCGCACCAAGCACGGCAACATCACCGTCCTCCGCGCCAAGGTCTGA